A part of Crassostrea angulata isolate pt1a10 chromosome 5, ASM2561291v2, whole genome shotgun sequence genomic DNA contains:
- the LOC128184024 gene encoding uncharacterized protein LOC128184024: MTEITSTISNEDRNFWILNILIQHVAPKAVRKVFDDKIPPNELANILNENVKIIQDLVNKKVINVHAQDTLVRVPGFKLPSMPSSPNKSATTSKDFDTTLMICILRNLSLIPPPSSGWDTLPPEFENTLGANLTIIKVYRNKLCHASQPRINDKTFRKMKSSLIHAFSEISCGLTDNIVREIESFDFEGCDKENLLCKIQKEIRDIRGDMQFHYNWKVNTANVLGEWRAEVENFYETQGTKAVLEELNTNSAVMITGNSGIVKTTTMRYISLLFEKRGYEIVLISSPNDIPLHRFPGRKQLFIMDDIVGKYRVDSVAVELWRRLHDRLKVVFKDQNVKLLSTLRRQVYTDMSLVLFPTVFNSTIVDLESKDLVLSSNEKKRMLENYLERRKISQNFNEDEMLSIYSCELRFHCYVIYLLQIKNF; this comes from the exons ATGACTGAAATTACATCCACAATATCTAATGAAGATCGGAATTTTTGGATCCTTAATATCTTGATACAACACGTTGCTCCAAAAGCTGTGAGGAAGGTGTTCGATGATAAAATTCCACCGAACGAATTGGCGAATATtctaaatgaaaatgtaaagaTTATCCAAGACTTGGTCAACAAAAAAGTTATCAATGTTCATGCACAGGACACTCTGGTTAGGGTTCCAGGATTCAAGTTACCTTCGATGCCATCATCGCCAAATAAATCAG CAACGACCTCAAAAGATTTCGATACCACGTTGATGATTTGTATCTTACGGAACCTCAGTCTCATACCACCACCATCCAGTGGATGGGACACACTTCCACCGGAATTTGAAAACACACTGGGTGCCAATTTGACGATAATCAAAGTGTACAGAAACAAACTTTGTCATGCATCACAGCCAAGAATAAATGACAAAACATTCAGAAAAATGAAGTCTAGTCTGATACAT gCTTTTTCGGAAATCAGTTGCGGATTAACAGACAACATTGTTCGTGAAATTGAGTCTTTTGACTTTGAGGGATGCGACAAGGAAAATCTGTTATGTAAAATACAGAAAGAAATCCGCGACATAAGGGGTGATATGCAATTTCACTATAACTGGAAAG TTAACACTGCAAATGTTTTGGGTGAATGGAGAGCTGAAGTGGAAAATTTCTATGAAACTCAGGGTACAAAAGCAGTTTTAGAAGAACTTAACACTAACAGTGCAGTCATGATTACCGGGAATTCTGGAATCGTAAAAACTACAACTATGAGATACATTTcacttctttttgaaaaaagaggATACGAAATTGTCTTGATAAGTTCACCTAACGATATTCCTCTTCACAGGTTTCCTGGGCGAAAACAACTTTTCATAATGGATGACATTGTTGGAAAATACAGAGTTGACAGCGTTGCAGTTGAATTGTGGAGAAGGTTACATGACCGTCTCAAAGTTGTTTTTAAAGACCAAAATGTCAAATTATTGAGTACCTTACGTCGCCAGGTGTACACTGACATGAGTTTAGTATTATTTCCAACCGTGTTCAACTCTACAATCGTTGATCTAGAATCGAAAGATTTAGTTTTATCttccaatgaaaaaaaaaggatgCTTGAAAATTACTTAGAGCGAAGGAAAATAAGTCAAAACTTTAATGAAGATGAAATGTTGAGCATATATTCCTGTGAATTGCGTTTCCATTGTTATGTAATCTATTTACTACAaatcaagaatttttaa